The following coding sequences lie in one Vidua chalybeata isolate OUT-0048 chromosome 16, bVidCha1 merged haplotype, whole genome shotgun sequence genomic window:
- the LUC7L gene encoding putative RNA-binding protein Luc7-like 1 isoform X2: protein MSAQAQMRALLDQLMGTARDGDETRQRVKFTDDRVCKSHLLDCCPHDILAGTRMDLGECTKIHDLALRADYEIASKERDLFFELDAMDHLESFIAECDRRTELAKKRLAETQEEISAEVSAKAEKVHELNEDIGKLLAKAEQLGAEGNVDESQKILMEVEKVRAKKKEAEEEYRNSMPASSFQQQKLRVCEVCSAYLGLHDNDRRLADHFGGKLHLGFIQIREKLDQLRKTVAEKQEKRNQDRLRRREEREREERMGRRSGSRNRDRRRSRSRERRRRRSRSASRERRKSRSRSRDRHRRHRSRSRSHSRGHRRGSRDRSSKHKKEVWTIRK from the exons GAGATGAAACCAGACAAAGGGTGAAGTTTACAGACGATCGTGTGTGCAAGAGTCACCTTCTGGATTGCTGTCCCCACGATATCCTGGCTGGAACA CGAATGGACCTGGGAGAATGTACAAAGATCCATGACTTGGCTCTGCGAGCAGATTATGAGATTGCAAGTAAAGAGAGAGACCTGTTTTTTGAGCTGGAT GCGATGGATCACCTGGAATCCTTCATTGCAGAGTGCGACAGGAGAACAGAACTGGCCAAGAAACGCCTGGCTGAGACACAGGAAGAGATCAGTGCTGAAGTGTCTGCAAAG GCAGAGAAAGTCCATGAGCTGAATGAAGATATTGGAAAACTCCTAGCTAAAGCTGAacagctgggagctgaaggAAATGTTGATGAGTCTCAAAAGATCCTGATGGAAGTGGAGAAAGTCCgagcaaaaaagaaagaggcagaG GAAGAATACCGAAATTCAATGCCTGCATCCagtttccagcagcagaagctgcgTGTGTGTGAAGTCTGTTCAGCATATCTAGGTCTCCATGACAACGACCGGCGTCTTGCTGACCACTTTGGAGGCAAATTACACTTGGGTTTCATTCAGATTCGTGAGAAACTGGATCAGCTGAGG aaaacagtggcagaaaagcaagagaagaGAAACCAGGATCGTTTGAGAcggagagaggagagagaacgAGAGGAGAGGATGGGCAGACG GTCTGGATCAAGAAATAGAGATCGTCGAAG ATCACGGTCTCGGGAGCGGAGGCGGAGACGCTCCAGATCAGCCTCCCGGGAACGGCGGAAGTCTCGCTCCCGCTCCCGGGACCGGCACAGGCGCCACCGGAGCCGTTCCCGCAGCCACAGCAGAGGTCACCGCCGGGGCTCCAGAGACAGGAGTTCAAAACACAA aaaagaagtttgGACAATTAGGAAGTGA